The sequence below is a genomic window from Bacteroidales bacterium.
AAAGAGAAACAGGCAAATTTAATTTTCGCGCGTGTTCAAAAATGCGTTTTGAACCATAGATGGAAGCAGAAAGTAGGGAACCTGCTTCAGGTGAAACGTTTTGAAAAGGATAATTATAGTCAGCAGGAACTATTTGATCATTTTCACCATGAATAAGCAATAAAGGAATTTTTTCATCGCGATCTATTAAATTTAAATCTAACAATCCACCCCAAAGATTAACAACACCGCGAATAGAATAGTTTACTTTGAAGTCATTACCAGAGCAATCGAGGCAACCAAGATCGGGTTGAAGCAAAAATGTGCTTCCACGAGTTGAGGGGAAAACTTCATCTTCTTTCATAAAAGCTGTCATAAGACTGATGAAGCCACCTGCACTGTTACCTGCAAGAAAAAACATATGAGGATCGATGCCATACTTGTTGGCGTGTTTTGCCATCCATCTCATGGCTGCTCGTGCGTCTTGAACGGCTTTATACATGGCTCTTTCCAAGTTGCTATAAAGTCCGGGAATAGCTACATAGCCAAGACGATAGTTTACACTGACAACCACATAACCCCGTGCAGCAAAATAATTTGCTAACTCTTTTTGTAATCTGTCTTGTTTGTCGCCTATGACAAAAGCTCCGCCATGAAACAAAAACAAAACTGGTAATTTGTATTTCAGAGGTATTCGAGGATAATAAATGTCCATTTCTAAGTTGAGAGTTTGAGGTGTTGCTAAGTTTTTTCGTAGTTCGTCAAGTATATCAAGAATAATATCTCCGTAATTTTCAGAGGATATATGGTTGTATACTTTGGAGCTATAAAAGCCTTTTGCACTGCCATATTGAACTGTTACCTGATTGATTTGTTCGCGGGTGAGAAATGAATCGTAAAAAGGGAAATAATGAGGAAGATCTTTTTCTTGCTCTAGTAAATGGAATTCCAAGGTCTGTTCATTGCTAGTAACGATGATTTTATTTTTTTCAGTGGTAACGTTTCCTTTTATGATGGGCCTTTTTTCTTTATCGAAAAGACCATTTGATGTTAAATAAGCAATGGATGTTTGCTGGTAGAAATTACCATTATCTTGAAAAAATTTTCCTTCAATTTCATTTGTTGGTAGCTTCAGATGCGGTTTAAAGTATAAGCTACCTCTTTCGTTTTTAAGTATATACCATTGATCATACTGGACATCTAACAAAAGATTTTTTCTCTTACATTGGAAGAATATGCAAAATGTAATTAAAACAAAAAATATTTTTTTAAACATTATAGCAAATATACACAATGAATGAAAATGGTTTTAAATAATTTTGAAAAAAAATGCGAGAATTTATCAGTATTGTTCTAATTGCTTGTGTAAATTCTTTTTTTGCTCAACACGGAGGGTTAAGGGATATTGTGGTATACGTTGATACAAATTCATATATGTATTTTAAAGATAAGGTCAAAGTAGATGGTCGTTATGTGTTGCCTGTTGAGTTCAGGCAAAAAGAAGAAATCGTACGTGTAGAAATAAATCTGACGAAAAAAGGAGAAGTGAGTTTAATTTACGATAGCATACCATTTTCTTATCATGTAGTCATGCCTTTTTATGAAATATCTGATGGCTTGTGGGTATGCAAACTCAAAATGCGTGATCTAGTGAAGGATAATTTTATTGTTATTCCTATTTTAATTAAATTTTCTACCCACGAAGAAATTACTTTTCTTGAACTATTTCCTGTATTTAAAAATCATTTTTCATGGCGTTCCCTTTCAAACGAAGAGGTGTTTGTTGGCGAGGAAATCATGTTGGAGTTGGAAGTCCCTTTTGAAGGGCTAGTCCTTTCATCCAACTGGATAGATAAAGACGGTTATTCATATAAAGTAAGCATTCAACAGGGAAAAACTTGGGTCCAAGTCATCCCATGGCAGGCAGGAAACAGAAGCTTTGACATCCATCTTAATTTGTATAAGCCTTTTTTGGAAAATGGTAAATTTCGCTATGAATTCGTCTTGCCTACACCACAGCTTCAAGTACGCAATAGCCGTTTAGCATATCTCTCTTTTGAACAAAAAGAATTTATGTTGGATGTTGAAAACATCGGAAATCCTATTGAAATTTTAGTAGAAAATCATCGTCAATTAAAATTGCAAAAAACTTATAGGATCGAAAATAAAGAAGATAAAGGTTTATTAATTGCAGAAATTTACACGCGTAAAACATTGGCAAACAATAAAGTATTATGTGAAATGTATTTGTACAACCATCACAGACAACAAGATGGATCACTTTATATCAAGGATGGAGATTTGCCAATTTTTTTAACTAACTTCAGTGTTTTACCAAAACCCACCATCCAATCTATACAGATTTCTAGTGACGGAAAACAATGGAAAACTGGTAATCAGGTATATCCCGGAGAAGAAGTCATTGTCTTACTTACAGGACGTAGTTTGGATAAAGCTCAGATAGGCATTGAAGGTTTGCGTGCGGGAGAATTTACATTACTCAGTCAGAAGGAGGATGTAGTTAAGTTCATGGTGAAAATCCCCGTAGACATTCTACCATCGCGCTTATACTTTCTTTTTTCTGGCAAACCCTCAGGGTCTTACATTCAGGTCGTTGAAAGACAAAAGCCTCGTTCGTTTGATTTTCTCGAAATTGATTATGGTGAAGGATTTAAACAGCTCTCTACGCTTGTCAGCCCATTGTTTTGCAATAAAAACATACCTAACATTGTCATCCGTGCAAATCCAGACAAAATAGATGAGCCTACAAACTTGAACGGTAAACAATACATCGATATAGAGCTAAAAATTATAGATCGACGTGGACAAACTGTTGAAATTTTAAAATTGCCTACACAATGTTTTTGCCCTGGATCATCATCTCCACGTTATGAACATTATGCATGTCAGGAATGTAACGTTCAAGAAATATCGCTTAATCAATTTTTACAAAACAAAACTTATCAGTTAGATAGCTGGAGTAGAATTTTAATAAACATTCGTCATGATGCTTCTTATTATTCAGAAAAGGGATATGAAAAGCAAGTGGAGTTAATCTTGCAACAATTGGTACATTTTGATATTGATGTTTCTTTTCCTGCAGGTTTGCTTACCATTGAGCCCGGTACTGAAAAAATTGGCAATCTAAGTGGGATTAGCATGGCTATGATTGCTCAGTTTACATTTTACCGAAAAAACAAGGTCGCTAAAGCTTTACCCTTAAAAGTTGGGATGGGTTTTCTAGCTTTAAATGCTTTTAATTTTTCTAGTAACGACGTTAATCGCGACATGAGTTTAGTGGGAGTGTTCAGTCTCTACCCGATCAGAAGAGAGAAACTGACTTTTCCTCTTTATTTTGGTGGTGGATATTTTCTCTCTCAAACTCGCTTTTTTTGGCTTCTTGGCCCGGGAATTCAAGTCCGTTTCTGATTTACCAGCCTGTAAAATTAATACCTAAAAAGACCTGATGAGATAGAGGTTTGTCTCCGTCCATTAGATAAGAAATACGATATCCCAACTCCAAAGGAAGGAAAAATCTAAATAGGTGCACGTCAAACAACCATTCCGTACCGGTGCTTCTCAGGTATAGATTTTGTTTTTGTATTATTTTTCCTTCCGTATAATCGTAAAACATGCCTAGTCGAATTCGTTTGATGTAAAGTATGGAACCCAAGGGAAGATCAGGATAAAACATGGGCATGTAGTAGCTCACACCTATGGTGTAAGCTTTAAAAAGGTTTTTGAAGGGGTATCCTCGTGCAAGTTGGAAAATCCTATAATCAGTTGGAAAACTGGTATATTCTCTTTGGAGAGCATAAAGACTCATCTGAATTGAATGAAGTTTGCTCACCGATGGAAAAAAATAACGTGTTTGTAATTCCCATGAGCGTATGTGGGGAAATGTGTTCTGAATGGAAGTTTGGTAGTAGATATTTACATCTTGTCTCCAATGAGGAGCAAATTGGCGTGGAGCAATTTTCTGATGATTTGAAAAAAGAATTTCTCCTGAAGCATAAATGAATTCGGATGTTTTGGAATGAGAATTTTGCATAAACATACGCTGATAACCTGTACTTAATGATACTTTGTAGGACTGACAAAAGGAGTTTATGGTGGTTCTTAAAGGTAAACTTAAAGTAAAGGCAGTGTTGTGAATGGAGAACCATTGTTGTTTTCGAATACGTGTTACCTTCCATTCGGAAAGTAAATTTATCACGGGAAACCATCCGGCATAAGCATAATTTAGGGAAATGGTGTGAGATTGGTTATAAGGACGATAATGATATGCAAGTTCAGTAATAGAAGTAGACAATAAATCTTGGCTAAGAAACTTTATTCCTGGCAAAAGAAGATTATTCTCCATGTCGGGATAAAATGGAATCCAGGAATGAAAATGAAAAAGATGAGAAAATTTACGATATGGTTTAATAACAAAGAAGGAATCTTGTATTTTTAGCGTATCTTCCCAAATTTTTTTCATGTGATCGACATAGTGCTTTTCAAGAAATAGCTTTTTTTTCTTAGTTTCCGAAAGTGGAATGTTTGATAAGCTATCTTTAGGGATGAGGAAAATTCTTGTTCCTTTAGAAGTATAACCGTCGAAGAGAACTTTGTCTTTAAAAAGGTGGGGATGATAAGCAGCATACGGATATTCGGTGATTTGATTAATGGATGAGTCTATAAGATTGAATACGTAAATGTTGTCGTTTCCATCAAACGAAGCTGTAAAAAAAATGGAGTCTCCGTACCAATAAGGTGCATGAATGTCTTCATAAGGAGCGGAAAGAAGTTTAGTCCATTTTTCAGATTTGAGATCAAGAATTTCAAGTTGCTTTATATCGGGTCGTTGGGTAATGCAGACAATCTGTTTTTTATTTGGAGAAAAACAAGGAAGCATTGCAAAATGACCGGCTGGAAGGGGAAAATGTTGAATTTTGTTCCCTGTTTTGCTTTCGATAATAACAATAGAACATTGTTGATCTGATGTGAATTCAATAGCAACGATCAATGAGTCGTCCTGCGAAAGTGAGGGACTAAAATATTTGGTTTTTCGGGTAATTTGCTTGACTTTTTGAGTTTGTAGATCAAGTATTTTGATGACCGAATATGATACGTGATGCCATCGAGGGTGCCATTTCTTTTCCGCCCAACATATATATCGGTTGCCGCGAGAAAAATTATCAAGTGTCCATGCTCCTGGACTGTAAGGAAATTGAATAGAGGTAAGTGGGATCATGTCAGAAGTCGGTGGCTCGTCTGGTGTGAAAAAACCAAAACTATGAATAGTTTTTTCCTTGCCAGAATGAAGATCTATCTTAACAATCTTTGCTAAATCTTCCATACCACTTTTTTCTGCGACAATAGTGGAATCGTTGATCCATATAGGAAATTTGTAATGAGTATAGACGCGTGGTTGTTTTGCAAGCCGAAGTGGTGTGTACTTTGGGCTTTTAATGGAGTCTTGGAGTTTTTTCCATTTTTGTTGAAGATCTGAAAACAAGAACTCGTAAAGTTTGGATTTTGACATTCCTGTTTGTTTTCGAAACGCAACATTAAGAGGACTCAGTAGATACCATCGCTTGGCACTTGTATTAATAGCATTGTCCCAGAGTTTTTCCCCATAGTGAGCATAGCTTTGAGCTACGAAATAATAACCAAAGTAATACTGATCCGGTATAAAACGTTTCCATGAGCCAAGACTCATTTGGTCAAATGAAGGAAGCTGGTTTTCTAGGAGAAAAGCTTTCATTTTACTTTCAAAAGATGGTAGCCGACCACGCCCTGTTTGACTAAGGGAGGTTTCTATCATAACAGCATCTCCTTCCATATACCACATAGGCATAAATAAACCCATCGTGATAGCAG
It includes:
- a CDS encoding alpha/beta hydrolase fold domain-containing protein, with the protein product MLDVQYDQWYILKNERGSLYFKPHLKLPTNEIEGKFFQDNGNFYQQTSIAYLTSNGLFDKEKRPIIKGNVTTEKNKIIVTSNEQTLEFHLLEQEKDLPHYFPFYDSFLTREQINQVTVQYGSAKGFYSSKVYNHISSENYGDIILDILDELRKNLATPQTLNLEMDIYYPRIPLKYKLPVLFLFHGGAFVIGDKQDRLQKELANYFAARGYVVVSVNYRLGYVAIPGLYSNLERAMYKAVQDARAAMRWMAKHANKYGIDPHMFFLAGNSAGGFISLMTAFMKEDEVFPSTRGSTFLLQPDLGCLDCSGNDFKVNYSIRGVVNLWGGLLDLNLIDRDEKIPLLLIHGENDQIVPADYNYPFQNVSPEAGSLLSASIYGSKRIFEHARKLNLPVSLYLIPNEGHEPQLDSTFQLTHWLDSIQTKMREFLYGIIVKSLSPLKIWTWDELPHRFRIKTNHSIKLYRVYPENILFTEEDSTYRLIVLDSQPD